One Bemisia tabaci chromosome 7, PGI_BMITA_v3 DNA window includes the following coding sequences:
- the LOC109029658 gene encoding uncharacterized protein isoform X6, translating into MPLLRNVRGILICCSPRERRRKGSRGDICSQDSYTRIANRIRSTSKLNCKVAKSSSACKILAPRKRKSCRKLKKKPSRLIHPYNLENKRPQRCPTPPPRPPAYCRRPSKRRRSKTCKRKCSPRRRCTPSKSPCKKRSRSNCCSKEKQMRPRRQKVIICPCPDPCSVNSANLMPILCECECPIKPSDGKTFNKPPPPPRPPHLPCRPSGDPPASVSYESTPKNHDSRKCDSKGKESCVKPKSSQKQLKQLDFTAEREFDHNLESCPKPEIGLPSEASLKPEHCPKYQLSPKPESYLKPKLCERSIVPNDTKQEKTGPRPNSEVLKLSNISNFIPNVSPRAQLKVDIQIPGMRPEGGAQSELEAPDDGAKQVVKFQLCPDCHNLLPPSPCLDRFPKSVLVSRKPKSSAYGLDMKVRKRKQKPGSRKFFEFCNCVSNAADPRNSHSFTQTKCISLPQSQRLSKSPSPIRNQQSSFQERFEKAIRQYSEGSVNGCISKSSTRFGSSSTSALSLKNPRPLGAFKVGKTSVSVPHMGSSQPHFQLHTKASPLGQKKQQLCCQAQNCPPVTASNQEGVYSKCLLRTEPIVYCACNSGSSFLNKRVSQGNQGSCRPTEIAQKDGEGDKQHDVPTSRRSLFGSFSGSPSKEIAKLKEENRITLPIQPCLGLEANSNEIHSKKSKPACFSYMVQCLMPMCTFPDNEANKSTDLPSKPSLRSRGKECETVRSTQIKDSKAHRLNALNISLPKHSNVKISIQVLPVKAFSNSNLVRSVEKNSKENASGKSNDCTHELKTSSQACNHSIKAESNCKKSNYFTSSGNERIPHLHGENEAIFHEKPVLLSVRPRKSCSSCNLNETSSSVNLKLEKNLGSLINDLKEKSDKENCSNQVRTPCSKRSGSDSPIKRDALKRSDKLLTNVAAKSKIISKSKDVPPPIPPPPVFQKTTKNKETGTSPEKKQHSTTKTKKSTESQWFKSKKNVRNSNQILAVSEDHNSLANSVGMKKAGKTSSEPAKLHGTSDVVCQTTFSYFQIQGDRSEDFLRCNQSCAICCKSTCDKKCSTNFNHIEDLYSRHADRQVAWQIKRQAEQQAKKEHAQLAPRKNRGCGQEYVGEEIDIFCCNHSQCTPSLTNMLPLTKSERHRNNKRRAESTLSAPEELRIREKGGSEILNEDELSCELNPIRSNTSSPCVSAPESAECFFKQKFNRCIGALKTLAHPLGTQQG; encoded by the exons ATGCCTCTCCTAAGAAATGTGAGAGGTATTTTG ATTTGCTGTTCACCAAGAGAAAGGAGACGTAAAGGAAGCAGAGGAGACATTTGCTCTCAAGACAGTTATACTAGGATAGCTAATAGGATAAGGAGCACCTCCAAGTTGAATTGTAAAGTTGCCAAAAGCTCTTCTGCATGTAAAATTCTTGCACCCCGAAAAAGAAAGTCTTGCaggaaactgaagaaaaaacccTCTAGGCTGATCCATCCTTACAACCTAGAAAATAAGAGACCACAAAGATGCCCTACTCCTCCGCCAAGACCTCCAGCATATTGTCGCAGACCATCTAAACGACGAAGATCCAAAACATGCAAAAGGAAATGCAGCCCCCGAAGAAGATGTACGCCCTCAAAATCTCCTTGTAAAAAGCGCAGTAGATCTAATTGCTGCTCTAAG GAAAAGCAGATGAGGCCTCGAAGGCAAAAAGTAATTATCTGCCCCTGCCCGGATCCATGCAGTGTAAATTCTGCAAATCTAATGCCCATACTTTGCGAG TGCGAATGTCCCATCAAACCCTCCGACGGGAAAACCTTTAATAAACCGCCACCTCCTCCTCGACCGCCTCATCTGCCTTGCCGTCCTAGTGGTGATCCCCCTGCTTCCGTCTCCTATGAATCAACTCCTAAGAAT CATGACTCCAGAAAATGTGACTCAAAAGGGAAAGAGTCATGTGTAAAACCCAAGTCCAGCCAAAAACAACTTAAACAGCTTGACTTTACTGCCGAACGAGAGTTTGATCACAATCTTGAGTCATGTCCAAAACCCGAGATCGGTCTGCCATCAGAGGCCTCTCTGAAACCGGAGCATTGTCCAAAATATCAACTTTCACCAAAGCCTGAGTCTTATCTCAAACCCAAGTTGTGTGAGCGGAGTATAGTACCAAATGATACCAAACAA GAAAAAACTGGTCCAAGGCCCAACTCGGAAGTCCTGAAGCTGTCCAATATTTCAAACTTTATTCCGAATGTATCCCCCAGAGCACAGTTGAAG GTGGATATCCAAATCCCTGGTATGCGTCCAGAAGGGGGGGCCCAGTCAGAACTTGAGGCACCGGATGATGGTGCAAAACAAGTTGTAAAG TTTCAATTATGCCCGGATTGTCATAATTTATTACCTCCCTCGCCATGTCTGGATCGTTTTCCAAAATCA GTCTTGGTCTCGAGGAAACCTAAATCTAGCGCATACGGTCTGGATATGAAAGTTCGAAAACGTAAACAAAAACCAggatcaagaaaattttttgagttCTGCAATTGTGTTTCGAACGCTGCAGATCCCAGAAACTCTCACTCTTTCACGCAAACCAAA TGTATCTCCCTCCCACAATCTCAACGACTGTCGAAATCTCCATCGCCTATACGAAATCAACAGTCAAGCTTTCAAGAGCGATTCGAGAAAGCAATCAGACAGTACTCGGAAGGTAGCGTAAATGGTTGTATAAGCAAGAGTAGCACCAGATTTGGCAGCTCATCCACATCTGCGTTATCGTTGAAAAATCCACGTCCACTAGGTGCTTTCAAAGTCGGGAAAACCTCTGTCAGCGTTCCTCAT ATGGGATCTTCTCAACCTCATTTCCAGTTACACACCAAGGCATCTCCGCTGGGTCAGAAAAAACAACAACTGTGTTGCCAGGCACAGAATTGCCCACCAGTCACTGCATCAAATCAAGAAGGAGTTTACTCAAAATGTTTGCTGAGAACTGAGCCAATTGTTTATTGCGCGTGCAACAGTGGATCTTCTTTCCTCAACAAAAGAGTCAGTCAAGGGAATCAG ggctcatgtagaCCTACTGAAATTGCTCAGAAAGATGGTGAAGGAGACAAACAACATGATGTTCCCACATCCAGAAGATCT CTATTCGGGTCCTTCAGTGGCTCGCCATCAAAGGAGATTGCAAAACTCAAAGAGGAAAACAGAATTACGCTTCCGATCCAGCCTTGCCTTGGCCTTGAAGCTAACAGTAAC gaaattcattCAAAGAAAAGCAAACCTGCTTGTTTTTCATACATGGTTCAGTGCTTGATGCCTATGTGTACGTTCCCTGATAATGAAGCCAACAAATCTACAGACCTTCCCTCCAAACCAAGTCTGCGATCTCGTGGAAAAGAATGCGAAACTGTCAGATCAACGCAAATTAAAGATTCAAAAGCTCATAGATTGAATGCTCTCAACATTAGCTTACCTAAGCattcaaatgtgaaaataaGTATTCAGGTTCTACCTGTCAAAGCATTTTCAAACTCAAATCTTGTTCGCAGtgtggaaaaaaattctaaagaaaatgCATCGGGAAAGTCAAATGATTGTACACATGAGTTGAAAACATCCTCACAAGCATGCAACCACAGCATAAAAGCAGAATCAAATTGTAAGAAGTCAAACTATTTTACATCAAGTGGCAACGAAAGGATTCCTCATTTGCACGGTGAAAATGaagcaatttttcatgaaaagccTGTGCTTTTAAGTGTAAGACCTCGCAAATCTTGCAGTTCATGTAATTTGAACGAAACGTCATCtagtgtaaatttaaaactcgaaaaaaaccTTGGATCTCTCATCAATGATCTTAAAGAAAAATCTGACAAAGAAAATTGCAGTAACCAAGTTAGAACTCCTTGTAGCAAAAGGAGTGGATCTGACAGTCCAATAAAAAGAGATGCTCTAAAGAGAAGTGACAAACTCCTAACTAATGTTGCTGCAAAATCCAAAATAATAAGCAAATCTAAAGATGTTCCGCCTCCTATTCCACCACcaccagtttttcaaaaaacaacGAAGAACAAGGAAACAGGCACCTCTCCAGAGAAGAAGCAACATTCAACTACCAAAACCAAAAAAAGCACTGAGTCACAGTGGttcaaatcaaagaaaaatgttcgaaaCTCAAACCAAATTTTAGCAGTTAGTGAAGACCACAACAGCCTTGCCAATTCAGTTGGTATGAAAAAAGCAGGTAAGACGTCCTCAGAGCCAGCAAAACTGCATGGTACAAGTGATGTCGTTTGCCAAACAACTTTCagctattttcaaattcagggAGATCGATCCGAAGATTTCTTACGGTGCAATCAATCCTGTGCTATTTGCTGCAAAAGTACGTGTGACAAGAAGTGCAGTACAAATTTCAATCATATCGAGGACCTTTACTCTAGGCATGCTGATAGACAAGTTGCATGGCAGATCAAGCGACAAGCTGAACAGCAGGCTAAAAAAGAGCATGCACAACTAGCCCCTAGAAAGAACAGAGGCTGCGGTCAAGAATATGTCGGCGAAGAGATTGATATTTTCTGTTGCAATCATTCTCAATGTACACCCAGCCTCACAAATATGCTGCCGCTCACCAAATCTGAAAGACATCGTAATAATAAACGTAGGGCTGAGTCAACACTGAGTGCTCCGGAGGAATTACGGATACGTGAGAAAGGAGGGTCTGAAATTCTTAACGAAGATGAACTCTCATGTGAGCTGAATCCCATTCGAAGCAATACCAGTTCACCCTGTGTATCAGCACCTGAAAGTGCG gaatgtttttttaaacaaaaattcaatCGGTGCATCGGAGCTTTAAAAACTCTAGCCCATCCTCTTGGAACACAGCAAGGTTGA
- the LOC109029658 gene encoding uncharacterized protein isoform X2, which yields MKSQICCSPRERRRKGSRGDICSQDSYTRIANRIRSTSKLNCKVAKSSSACKILAPRKRKSCRKLKKKPSRLIHPYNLENKRPQRCPTPPPRPPAYCRRPSKRRRSKTCKRKCSPRRRCTPSKSPCKKRSRSNCCSKVNCCCPKKDPCCPRKDSCCPKKDPCCPKKDPCCPQKDCCCPKKDPCCSQKDCCCPKKDPCCPLKDCCCPKEVPCCPQKDSCCPKKDPCCPKTDSCCPRKDPCCPQKVPCRQRKESCSSRSRERQRSSCSEQANPCREQTSSCKVQTSCCKIRAKRSCSPKEKKQDCFDFSPTQDFGCDKMDACQPNKDFCCDGMDVFQPRKDFCNPSRNNEFAEISTKRGRRRVRDLEKQMRPRRQKVIICPCPDPCSVNSANLMPILCEKDSSYKKNKNHSKNSRKLWRKPKRIVMKSVNSNTSTCECPIKPSDGKTFNKPPPPPRPPHLPCRPSGDPPASVSYESTPKNHDSRKCDSKGKESCVKPKSSQKQLKQLDFTAEREFDHNLESCPKPEIGLPSEASLKPEHCPKYQLSPKPESYLKPKLCERSIVPNDTKQEKTGPRPNSEVLKLSNISNFIPNVSPRAQLKVDIQIPGMRPEGGAQSELEAPDDGAKQVVKFQLCPDCHNLLPPSPCLDRFPKSVLVSRKPKSSAYGLDMKVRKRKQKPGSRKFFEFCNCVSNAADPRNSHSFTQTKCISLPQSQRLSKSPSPIRNQQSSFQERFEKAIRQYSEGSVNGCISKSSTRFGSSSTSALSLKNPRPLGAFKVGKTSVSVPHMGSSQPHFQLHTKASPLGQKKQQLCCQAQNCPPVTASNQEGVYSKCLLRTEPIVYCACNSGSSFLNKRVSQGNQGSCRPTEIAQKDGEGDKQHDVPTSRRSLFGSFSGSPSKEIAKLKEENRITLPIQPCLGLEANSNEIHSKKSKPACFSYMVQCLMPMCTFPDNEANKSTDLPSKPSLRSRGKECETVRSTQIKDSKAHRLNALNISLPKHSNVKISIQVLPVKAFSNSNLVRSVEKNSKENASGKSNDCTHELKTSSQACNHSIKAESNCKKSNYFTSSGNERIPHLHGENEAIFHEKPVLLSVRPRKSCSSCNLNETSSSVNLKLEKNLGSLINDLKEKSDKENCSNQVRTPCSKRSGSDSPIKRDALKRSDKLLTNVAAKSKIISKSKDVPPPIPPPPVFQKTTKNKETGTSPEKKQHSTTKTKKSTESQWFKSKKNVRNSNQILAVSEDHNSLANSVGMKKAGKTSSEPAKLHGTSDVVCQTTFSYFQIQGDRSEDFLRCNQSCAICCKSTCDKKCSTNFNHIEDLYSRHADRQVAWQIKRQAEQQAKKEHAQLAPRKNRGCGQEYVGEEIDIFCCNHSQCTPSLTNMLPLTKSERHRNNKRRAESTLSAPEELRIREKGGSEILNEDELSCELNPIRSNTSSPCVSAPESAECFFKQKFNRCIGALKTLAHPLGTQQG from the exons ATGAAAAGCCAG ATTTGCTGTTCACCAAGAGAAAGGAGACGTAAAGGAAGCAGAGGAGACATTTGCTCTCAAGACAGTTATACTAGGATAGCTAATAGGATAAGGAGCACCTCCAAGTTGAATTGTAAAGTTGCCAAAAGCTCTTCTGCATGTAAAATTCTTGCACCCCGAAAAAGAAAGTCTTGCaggaaactgaagaaaaaacccTCTAGGCTGATCCATCCTTACAACCTAGAAAATAAGAGACCACAAAGATGCCCTACTCCTCCGCCAAGACCTCCAGCATATTGTCGCAGACCATCTAAACGACGAAGATCCAAAACATGCAAAAGGAAATGCAGCCCCCGAAGAAGATGTACGCCCTCAAAATCTCCTTGTAAAAAGCGCAGTAGATCTAATTGCTGCTCTAAGGTAAATTGCTGTTGTCCCAAGAAAGATCCGTGTTGTCCTCGAAAAGATTCTTGCTGTCCTAAAAAAGATCCTTGTTGTCCCAAAAAAGATCCTTGTTGTCCTCAAAAAGATTGCTGCTGTCCCAAAAAAGATCCTTGTTGTTCACAAAAAGATTGCTGCTGTCCCAAAAAAGATCCTTGTTGTCCGCTAAAAGATTGCTGCTGCCCCAAAGAAGTACCTTGTTGCCCTCAAAAAGATTCCTGCTGTCCCAAAAAAGATCCTTGTTGTCCCAAAACAGATTCCTGCTGCCCCAGAAAAGATCCTTGTTGCCCTCAAAAAGTTCCTTGTCGTCAGAGAAAAGAATCCTGCTCTTCTAGATCTAGAGAGAGACAAAGAAGCTCTTGTTCGGAGCAAGCCAACCCTTGTAGGGAGCAAACAAGCTCTTGTAAAGTGCAAACAAGTTGCTGCAAAATAAGAGCCAAGAGGTCTTGCTCAcctaaagagaaaaaacaagactGTTTCGATTTTAGTCCGACCCAAGACTTTGGCTGTGACAAAATGGATGCATGCCAGCCAAATAAGGATTTTTGCTGTGATGGAATGGATGTATTCCAGCCCAGGAAAGATTTTTGCAATCCTAGTCGCAATAATGAGTTTGCTGAAATAAGTAcaaagagggggaggaggagggttAGAGACTTG GAAAAGCAGATGAGGCCTCGAAGGCAAAAAGTAATTATCTGCCCCTGCCCGGATCCATGCAGTGTAAATTCTGCAAATCTAATGCCCATACTTTGCGAG AAAGACTCATCGtacaaaaagaataaaaatcactCTAAAAATTCCAGGAAACTATGGCGTAAACCTAAAAGAATAGTCATGAAGTCAGTCAATTCTAATACATCTACT TGCGAATGTCCCATCAAACCCTCCGACGGGAAAACCTTTAATAAACCGCCACCTCCTCCTCGACCGCCTCATCTGCCTTGCCGTCCTAGTGGTGATCCCCCTGCTTCCGTCTCCTATGAATCAACTCCTAAGAAT CATGACTCCAGAAAATGTGACTCAAAAGGGAAAGAGTCATGTGTAAAACCCAAGTCCAGCCAAAAACAACTTAAACAGCTTGACTTTACTGCCGAACGAGAGTTTGATCACAATCTTGAGTCATGTCCAAAACCCGAGATCGGTCTGCCATCAGAGGCCTCTCTGAAACCGGAGCATTGTCCAAAATATCAACTTTCACCAAAGCCTGAGTCTTATCTCAAACCCAAGTTGTGTGAGCGGAGTATAGTACCAAATGATACCAAACAA GAAAAAACTGGTCCAAGGCCCAACTCGGAAGTCCTGAAGCTGTCCAATATTTCAAACTTTATTCCGAATGTATCCCCCAGAGCACAGTTGAAG GTGGATATCCAAATCCCTGGTATGCGTCCAGAAGGGGGGGCCCAGTCAGAACTTGAGGCACCGGATGATGGTGCAAAACAAGTTGTAAAG TTTCAATTATGCCCGGATTGTCATAATTTATTACCTCCCTCGCCATGTCTGGATCGTTTTCCAAAATCA GTCTTGGTCTCGAGGAAACCTAAATCTAGCGCATACGGTCTGGATATGAAAGTTCGAAAACGTAAACAAAAACCAggatcaagaaaattttttgagttCTGCAATTGTGTTTCGAACGCTGCAGATCCCAGAAACTCTCACTCTTTCACGCAAACCAAA TGTATCTCCCTCCCACAATCTCAACGACTGTCGAAATCTCCATCGCCTATACGAAATCAACAGTCAAGCTTTCAAGAGCGATTCGAGAAAGCAATCAGACAGTACTCGGAAGGTAGCGTAAATGGTTGTATAAGCAAGAGTAGCACCAGATTTGGCAGCTCATCCACATCTGCGTTATCGTTGAAAAATCCACGTCCACTAGGTGCTTTCAAAGTCGGGAAAACCTCTGTCAGCGTTCCTCAT ATGGGATCTTCTCAACCTCATTTCCAGTTACACACCAAGGCATCTCCGCTGGGTCAGAAAAAACAACAACTGTGTTGCCAGGCACAGAATTGCCCACCAGTCACTGCATCAAATCAAGAAGGAGTTTACTCAAAATGTTTGCTGAGAACTGAGCCAATTGTTTATTGCGCGTGCAACAGTGGATCTTCTTTCCTCAACAAAAGAGTCAGTCAAGGGAATCAG ggctcatgtagaCCTACTGAAATTGCTCAGAAAGATGGTGAAGGAGACAAACAACATGATGTTCCCACATCCAGAAGATCT CTATTCGGGTCCTTCAGTGGCTCGCCATCAAAGGAGATTGCAAAACTCAAAGAGGAAAACAGAATTACGCTTCCGATCCAGCCTTGCCTTGGCCTTGAAGCTAACAGTAAC gaaattcattCAAAGAAAAGCAAACCTGCTTGTTTTTCATACATGGTTCAGTGCTTGATGCCTATGTGTACGTTCCCTGATAATGAAGCCAACAAATCTACAGACCTTCCCTCCAAACCAAGTCTGCGATCTCGTGGAAAAGAATGCGAAACTGTCAGATCAACGCAAATTAAAGATTCAAAAGCTCATAGATTGAATGCTCTCAACATTAGCTTACCTAAGCattcaaatgtgaaaataaGTATTCAGGTTCTACCTGTCAAAGCATTTTCAAACTCAAATCTTGTTCGCAGtgtggaaaaaaattctaaagaaaatgCATCGGGAAAGTCAAATGATTGTACACATGAGTTGAAAACATCCTCACAAGCATGCAACCACAGCATAAAAGCAGAATCAAATTGTAAGAAGTCAAACTATTTTACATCAAGTGGCAACGAAAGGATTCCTCATTTGCACGGTGAAAATGaagcaatttttcatgaaaagccTGTGCTTTTAAGTGTAAGACCTCGCAAATCTTGCAGTTCATGTAATTTGAACGAAACGTCATCtagtgtaaatttaaaactcgaaaaaaaccTTGGATCTCTCATCAATGATCTTAAAGAAAAATCTGACAAAGAAAATTGCAGTAACCAAGTTAGAACTCCTTGTAGCAAAAGGAGTGGATCTGACAGTCCAATAAAAAGAGATGCTCTAAAGAGAAGTGACAAACTCCTAACTAATGTTGCTGCAAAATCCAAAATAATAAGCAAATCTAAAGATGTTCCGCCTCCTATTCCACCACcaccagtttttcaaaaaacaacGAAGAACAAGGAAACAGGCACCTCTCCAGAGAAGAAGCAACATTCAACTACCAAAACCAAAAAAAGCACTGAGTCACAGTGGttcaaatcaaagaaaaatgttcgaaaCTCAAACCAAATTTTAGCAGTTAGTGAAGACCACAACAGCCTTGCCAATTCAGTTGGTATGAAAAAAGCAGGTAAGACGTCCTCAGAGCCAGCAAAACTGCATGGTACAAGTGATGTCGTTTGCCAAACAACTTTCagctattttcaaattcagggAGATCGATCCGAAGATTTCTTACGGTGCAATCAATCCTGTGCTATTTGCTGCAAAAGTACGTGTGACAAGAAGTGCAGTACAAATTTCAATCATATCGAGGACCTTTACTCTAGGCATGCTGATAGACAAGTTGCATGGCAGATCAAGCGACAAGCTGAACAGCAGGCTAAAAAAGAGCATGCACAACTAGCCCCTAGAAAGAACAGAGGCTGCGGTCAAGAATATGTCGGCGAAGAGATTGATATTTTCTGTTGCAATCATTCTCAATGTACACCCAGCCTCACAAATATGCTGCCGCTCACCAAATCTGAAAGACATCGTAATAATAAACGTAGGGCTGAGTCAACACTGAGTGCTCCGGAGGAATTACGGATACGTGAGAAAGGAGGGTCTGAAATTCTTAACGAAGATGAACTCTCATGTGAGCTGAATCCCATTCGAAGCAATACCAGTTCACCCTGTGTATCAGCACCTGAAAGTGCG gaatgtttttttaaacaaaaattcaatCGGTGCATCGGAGCTTTAAAAACTCTAGCCCATCCTCTTGGAACACAGCAAGGTTGA